In Streptomyces dangxiongensis, one DNA window encodes the following:
- a CDS encoding NUDIX domain-containing protein, which yields MKRIIARVWKLIRGPLQWRVLWFAHAKFMIGVTGVVRNEAGEVLLLKHRMWPADRPWGFPTGYAIKSEEFPNTIVREVREETGLEVVPGRLVQVTSGYKLRVEIAYEALHVGGTLKLDSFEILEAEWFSPDALPEGMQESHIQLIKAGTAT from the coding sequence ATGAAGCGAATCATTGCCCGAGTGTGGAAACTCATTCGCGGCCCTCTACAATGGCGCGTCCTATGGTTCGCGCACGCCAAATTTATGATTGGCGTGACGGGCGTCGTGCGGAACGAGGCGGGGGAAGTCCTGCTCCTCAAGCACCGAATGTGGCCCGCAGACCGGCCATGGGGGTTCCCGACCGGCTACGCAATCAAGAGCGAGGAATTCCCGAATACCATCGTTCGAGAGGTTCGGGAAGAAACCGGCCTTGAAGTCGTTCCGGGGCGACTGGTTCAGGTGACCAGTGGCTACAAGCTCCGCGTGGAAATCGCGTACGAAGCGCTTCACGTGGGTGGAACTCTCAAGCTCGACAGCTTCGAGATTCTGGAGGCGGAATGGTTCAGCCCGGACGCGCTCCCGGAGGGGATGCAGGAGTCTCACATTCAGCTCATCAAGGCGGGCACGGCGACTTAA
- a CDS encoding dsRBD fold-containing protein, which produces MTRPLSSRPPAVREWRLNLYLSERDPDTTARIVLDTGDGVLECRAEARRNPYDPAMPDIGDELAAGRALIAMGRTLLRAADGDMRATGAADTDAALAPLWLTRE; this is translated from the coding sequence ATGACCCGCCCACTGAGCAGCCGTCCTCCCGCCGTCCGGGAGTGGCGGCTGAACCTGTACCTCTCCGAGCGCGATCCGGACACCACGGCCAGGATCGTCCTGGACACCGGCGACGGCGTCCTGGAGTGCCGTGCGGAGGCCCGCCGCAACCCCTACGACCCGGCGATGCCGGACATCGGCGACGAACTCGCCGCCGGCCGCGCCCTCATCGCCATGGGGCGCACGCTGCTGCGCGCCGCCGACGGCGACATGAGGGCGACGGGAGCCGCCGACACGGACGCCGCCCTGGCGCCGCTCTGGCTGACCCGCGAGTGA